GCCGAGGCCATGGCCGATTCGGTGAGAAAGCGGATGTACTCATCCATGGGGTAGTTGAACTGCAGATTGAGCGTGATGGTACTGGCGCCTTCTTCCATTTCGGTATGGAAAACCCGGGTGCGTGTATTGGTGAAAATCGCAAAGACCTTCATGGCGTCGCGCAGGGTAGGGCTGGCCATGGCCGCCATGCCCATGGGTCCGTGCATGGCTGGCAGTGCTCGCAGCCCGGCCTGAAGTGCCAGGTCGGGTTGGTCACTGAGGGCCTGTGCATTGGCGATCAGTTGGCAGGTGCCGGGCCAGTCGATAAAGCCGTCACCGTGGAGCAGGGTATCCACATTGATGCCGGTATTGCAGACCAGGTTTTCCAGACCGTCCTGATCCAGCCCCATGGCCTGGGCAATCATGCGGCAGTAGGCCAGTGCAAGATCTGGCGTCATCGCTGTGCCTCCGCTGACTGCGGCGGCAGCATCATGTAATTGGCTACCATGCTGGTCAATTCCGTAGCGAGGGCATCTTCGCGAATCAGCCCGTTGTGTTGGCTGATATGGCGCACCATGGTGAACAGGACACTGTTGGTGACGATAAATACCCTCACTTCCAGATTGTCGATGGGGTAGTCCCGATAGTGACGCAGGAAGTAGAGTCGGGCCAGATCCATGAAATGTTGTTGCAACACATCTACCACCCGGTCCGTGGGCAGGCGATGCCAGTTACGCACCAGTTCCAGATACAGGCCGTCACGGGAATGCAGTACGGCAAAGCCGAAACGAATGGCATTACCAATCAGGGCGTGCATGTCCACATTATCCATCAGCGGCAGCTTGCGCAGCCCCACTCCGATGTCATCAGCCAGGCTTTCCATCAGCGCCTGGATCAGGGAATCCTTGTCGCCAAAGTATTGGTAGAGCGAACCCACACTGACACCTGCGGTTTCGGCAATGCGTGCCGTGGTGGTGTTATCGAGCCCTTGCTGCTGGATGACCCTGGCAGTGGCATCGATCAGGGCCCGGACCATTTCCCGGGAGCGTTGTTGTTGTGGGCGTTTGCGCATAGCGAAAAGAGTCTTGTTGGGCCAGAGTCCAAATGCGAATTGAATGCGAATACATATTCGCATTAGGGTGCAGGTCATTGCAACAACGGTCGTACCGACATGTGGAGGCGAGCATGAATGCTCCGGCCCAGACACACCAAGGATTACCGGCAGTACCCGGACGGGTGCGGCCTTTTGAGAAGACCCAGCAGCCTACGTCGCTGCTGTTGAAGGCACTACTGGGCCGCGAACTGGCGCCCAGCAAAGCGGAGTTTGATGGGGTTGTGGGCGCCCTCTGGGTGGGGGATCCGGAGATGGATGCCCTGGTGGATTGGATGATGGAGTTTGGTGCCCGTGAGGCCCGAGCCCTGTTCGAGAAGGCCATCAACGAAGGGCTGGCGGCAATAAAAGATTGCCCGGAGCCGCTGCGTCACTTTGTCCGCAAGATGGAAAAGCGTCCTGAGTGGGTGGATTTCGACCTGATCGATGAAGGTGCGCGCTTCATTCATTCCACCGGGATGACCGCGCCCTATGTTCTGCGTGACCTGGCGCTGATGGGCGGATATCTGCTATCCGGGTTCAATCAGTCACTGGTACTCACTGGGGCCTTGAACAAGGGCGCCTCGCGAAGAGTTGCCGAGACAGGAAAGTGGTGGATCGACTGCACTGAAGTAGGCGGCTTGCGTCGTTTTGGCCCCGGTTTTCACTCCACAATGCATGTGCGGATGGTGCATTCACTGGTGCGGCGCAATCTCAACAGCCGCAAGGACTGGGATGCTAGTGAGTGGGGGATGCCCCTGAGCCAGGTGGACATGGTGGCGACTTACCTGGGCTTTTGCGTGGTCATGCTGGGAGGTCTTCGAAAGCTGGGCGTGCCAGTAACCCCGCGGGAATCGAAGGCGGTGATGCATCTCTGGAAGTACTCAAGCTGGTTGATGGGCGTTGAGGAACGCTGGCTGGTGGATACCGAGAGCCAGGGCATCGTGCTGCTGCATCACACTTTGATGACTCAGAGCCGCCCGGATGAAACCAGCCGTGAGTTGGGCAAGGCGCTGGCCGAGGAGCCGCTGGAGCGTCATTTCAGTCATTTTGAAGGACTGCAGCGCCGGCTCGCTTATGAAAAGCACCTCAGCGTCAGCCGCTATTTCCTGGACAAGGAAAAAATGGAGCAGCTCGGTTTACCGTCATCGACGCTGCCCTGGTATCCGGTGGCGACCCTGGTGCCGCGCTTCGTTGGTCATGTGGCGCAGCGCTACAACCCGCTGTTGCGGGGCCGTCAGGAACGTCGCGGTCGTCGTGATCAACTCGCGGTGCTCAATCAGATGTTCGGCGAGGCCGAGCAAGGAATCATCCGCCCGGACAGCCAACACCCCGGGCATGTTTGAACGATCTGAGCAGAAAGGAACGCGACGTGACAGACAAGCAGCAAAAAACGGTACTGATTACTGGTGCTTCATCCGGCATCGGTTATGCCACCGCCCGGCTCTTTCAAAAGAAGGGCTGGAACGTGGTGGCGACAATGCGCAACCCCGGTGATGCCAGTGGCCTGGCAGCACTGCCGGGAGTGCTGGTGTTACGGCTGGATGTGAATGATCGCAATAGTATTGAAAGCGCGATCAGGGAAGCCATCAGCGAGTTTGGCAGCATCGATGTGCTGGTGAACAACGCAGGCTACGGGTTGATGGGGGCGTTTGAAACCCTCAGCGAAGCGCAGATCATTCGTCAGTTTGATACCAATGTGTTTGGCTTGATGGAAACCTGCCGCGCGGTGCTACCACACTTCCGTGAGCGCAGTAGCGGCGTACTGGTGAATGTGGCCAGTATGGTGGGGCGTGTGCCGTTGCCACTGTACAGCGTTTACAACTCCAGCAAGTGGGCGGTGGAAGGCTTCACTGAGGGGTTGATCTATGAGCTTGGGCCGCTCGGGATTGGTGTGAAGATTATTGAGCCGGGCGCCGTGAATACGGCCTTCTTTGGTCGCTCCTCCGACAGGGAGAACAACACCGGCGTCTCCTCATATGCTTACTACAGCAAAGCGCAGTTCGGGGTGATGGACAAGACCGGGCCGGGAGGAGCGACACCGGAGCAGGCTGCTGAGGTAATCTACCGCGCTTCCACAGACGCCAGCCCACGCTTACGTTACAGCGTGGGTATGGATGCCAGGATGTTGCTGGCCGCCCGTCGTCTGCTGCCGGAAACCCTGTTCCGCTCCATGATACGCATGAGTCTTTCGGAAAAGGCTTTCAGCAGCATTGGCAAGCTGTTGTACAAGTCCTGATCGATATTCCACGCCGCCTGTTCTGCGGGTGGTGTGACTGTTTGCAAAGCGGATTTTCCCTGGTGGGATAGTGGGGGTTGGCAAGCTTGCCGCTACTCGCCTGGGGCAGGTTCGCTTTGCAAGCGGTCAGGATCCGCTACAAGCTACGCTTGGACAAGAACATTCGAGAAAGTCCCCCGACATTGACCGACAGCGTTTCCCACTTGCATGGATTGAACAGAAAGTCGGCTCAATCCGTTCAGCAAGCTGAATTACCCACAAACCACCGCTTCAACTTTCATCCCGTGCCAGATTAACTGGAGGCCTGACGTTTGATGGAGGCGGAGTCCTTGGGCCAACACGTTGGCTTTCCTGCAGAAAACAAGAAATGAAGATGCCCGAAAATGAAGAAAAAATAGCCGTCGAGGGGACGGCCATAAGGGGGTTGTCGGAGCCTGCCAAAGGGGGGGTAGCAGGGGCTCCAGGGTGGAATCATCCTTGATTCCGTTGTACACAGAGTGAGCGCAAGTTCGTTCTGCTGGTGGCCTTGTTGCCAACCATGGGATAAGAGTACTGCGGCTTTGTCAGGCAACCCAGCGTACTGGATTGAGAGGTATGATCAAAAAAATTGATCAATGGGCAGACTGTATACTTAATTACTCACTAATGATTTGCGCATAAGGTGGCGTGTCAGGGTGACGCCGCCGCGGTCGGCCTGTTCTTCCCCTTCACTGTTGAAACCCATGAACTGGAAAAAATCATGCGCCGTCAGGCTGACGTGGGCGGTCAGCCTGCTCAGGCCTTCCACTCGAGCGCTGTCTTCCAGGTGCTGGTAGAGCAATGTGGCAATGCCCACACGGGCAGAATCCGGATGGACGTAAATCATGTTGATGCTGTCCTGAATTCGCTGGGCAAACCCCACCAGCTCCTGATCCCACTCGGCGACCACCGTTTCCCCGTCGCCCAGAAGGGAAATAAGACTTTCATGGTTCTGGGCCAGGCTCCATGCATCACGCTGTTGCTGATCGTAGTGGCCGGCGGTACTGACCTGAATGGCATCTCGGAAGATCCTGATCAGCTTGCTCAAGTCCCCGGATTGCAGAGGTCGTATCTGGAAAGGCAGAAAGGCGGCAAACGCATCCGTTGGTTCGCTTGCCTGCACAGCCTCTTGCGACAGAGTGGGCTCAGCCATGCGTGCAGAGGGTGACTGCTCCTGCTCGGCGTCTGTTTTCACACGGCCAAGGAGGCGGCGAATCCAATCCAGCATCACGGTGTTTCCCCGGCAGGCTCTGCCTGCTCTTTATTAGTATTCGTGTCCGCCCCATTCGCTTTCAGGGCGTCGATTTGTTCTCGCAGTGCCTTCAGGTAGGCGTCCTGTTGGTCCAGCAACTGTTGAGTCGTTTGCCGCTGGGCTTCCAGCTCCCGGGTGCGCGCTTCCAGCTCCTGCTGCTCACGAATGCGGGCATCGCGCTGCTCTGCCGTGAGCAATTCATCATCACTGGCCTGTGTTGGGCCACACATCATCATCAGTGGCAACATCAATGGTAACAAGCAACGCATGGCGCTTCCCCAAACCCAGCGTGAAGGAGAGTCAGCATAGCAAAAACCGGACGGCGTGGGGGAGGGGCAAGACTTGCCAACGTATTCTGTGAACAAGGTAAACGACCTGTAGCGGATTTGCTGGGGTTTGGTTAGGGCCAGTGCCGCTGGTGAAAAGTTTGGATTAACGTCCCACAAAGCGTCACTCAGCGCATTCGAAAACAATAATGACCAATCGCCATCCTGGCGCCAGTGGTCACGTGGGAGATTTCATGTTCACTGCGATTAGCGGGGGCCGTCAGCCCCTGATACGTTCCCTTGTTCTGACTGCGTTGGCCAGCTCCCTGCTGGTGGCCTGTGGTGGCGATGCGTCATCGAATGGCAGCGCTACCACTACGCCAAGCCCAACGGCCAATGAGGCTGCGCCTCAGGCGGGACCGGTAGATCCGCCCGAGATTCCGGTGGTGGCGAGACGGCTTCCTGCGTACCAGACGCCCGGACTTGCTCTCGCGGAGGTAGATCCCGATGCCAATACGGCTTCTTGCCGGGCTGAACGGGCGCTGACGGGCGCTGCCAACTATCAGGTGCTGCTCACCTCCGCCAGCGGGGAAACCATCAGCTTTCAGGTCATGGAGCCCGCCAGTGTGGACTGTGTGACTGGCCACCCTCTGATGCTGCATGGTCATGGTTTTGGTGGGCAGCGGGTGACAGACCCTGCGGGTACCCAACTGCAGCGCTTGCTGGATAACGGCTATACGGTCATCAGCATTGACCAGCGTGGCTTCAATGAGAGCAGTGGCACCGTACGGGTGATGGATCCCAATTTCGAAGGCCGTGACCTGCTACAGATTCTGGACTGGGCGGAAACTCATCTGGACTATCTGGCCCATGATCGCCAGCCCGCCGGTGGGTTCAATCTGGCTGCCGGTGCGACTGGCGGCAGCTATGGCGGCATGTACCAGCTACTGATTCACAACATTGATCCGCAGCATCGGCTGGATGTGTTGACCCCGGATATTACCCCCCATGATCTTCGCTACAGTCTAAACCCCAATGGCACCATCAAGTCGGCCTGGGACTTGCTGCTGGTGGCGGGGGGAGAGAGAGGGGCCAACCAGCCTCTGCTGGGAGGGCTGGACCCGGCCATCAAGGAAACGTTGCTGCGGGGCGCTACCTTCAACGTGATGCATGAGGGGGCGTTACCATTTTTCTATTATCACAGCGCGGCCTATTTCCTGGATGCGCTGCCTGCGGATCAGCAGCCACCTATGGATTTCCTCACCGCGCCCATTGCCGGTGGGCTGGAGTACGAATTCGCCGCAGTGCAGCCCGAAGCGGTGGATATCCTCTTCTCCCAGGGCATCCGCGATACGTTGTTCAACTTCAATGAAGCCTGGGAAAACTTCCAGGGTTATCGGGCGCTGGGTGGGGACGTTCGCCTGATGGGCCATGAGAGTGGCCACATCTTGCCGGAAATCGCCGGTTTGCTGGATCAGCTGGGACCGCTGGCGGAAGGTGTTGCACCGCTGCAGGACTTGCTCAACAGCCTTGGAGCAGATCTGCCCGAATTGCAGCAGGCCGGCGGTGCTGCCGCCTGTGGTGAGTTGAGCCGTAATGATGCGGTGCTGGCGTTTCTCAACGAGAAACTGGAGCCGCCCCGTGCTGAGGTGCTGGATGCTGCCATGCTCGGCCAGGTGGATCGACTCCAGAATGAAGTGTGCTTGCCATTAAAAGATGGTGAAGCGGTGTGGCGATCCCTTGCGCAGATCGATGATGAGAACCGCGTGGAAACCACCGTGCCGGTGACCCCGGTGCCGATTCCCAACAGCCTGCTCGGGCTGAGCAGTTTGCTGGCACCGGTGTTTATTCCTCTGGATGACCTGCCTGAAAACCTTCCGGGTGTGGCGGGGATCGGTGCCCTCGATGTGACGCTCGGCCTGCCGCTGTTGGGCGTGCCTGAATACTGTAACGCGGGCGTCGATCTGCCAGAGGAGCTGCCGGCCACCGGCTGTGATGCCATCGTCCATGTGGGCTGGGGCGCGCGTGTCGGAACCGAAGCACCTCGCCTGATCGATGATCAACTCACCCCGCTGCGCGGCCTGGGAGGCCATCGGGTGAACATGGTCGGTGTTGCGGATGCCTTGCAGGAGGATGAGGAGCTGGGCTTGCTGGTATACGGCTATCACCTGCAGTACCTCTCCAGCCTGAGCCGGGATGTACTGGTGCCGGCGGTGACATTGAGTGGCACGGTGCAAGTGCCGGTGCTGTAAGCTGCGAGCCTCGCTCGTTTGGATAGGAAAGCCTGGATACGTTTCCGGGTTTTCCGAAGAACGGAAAAGCGTTTCAGATCGTTGAGTTCGGCGAATTTTAAAGGGCACTGCCTGTTGTAGGAGACTCAGCTTGCCTGAGCGAACCGTGCGTAGCACGGAATCGACGAAGGGCGATCAGGCTGGGCACGTCTCCAAAGAATGGTCCTTCTTCGGTCGCCTCGCCTGGCGAGGCGCGTCCCCGGGAAGCGAACTCCTGCAGCGGACAGCGGGGGCTGAGAGAGGTGAAAGATTTACGCAAAAGGGCGATGCCGATTGGCACCGCCCTTTTGCGTGTTGCCTGTTGCGTGAAGCGAGCAGTGTCTATTTCATCATCTGCCGCAGTACATAGTGGAGAATGCCACCGTTCTTGTAGTACTCCACTTCGGCGGCGGTATCCAGGCGAGAGATGGCCTCCACGGTTTGTTCCTTGCCATCGCGGTGGAAGACCACTTTTACCGTTTCTCCGGGTTTGAGTCCGTTGGAGAGGTCCGGGATATCCACCTTCTCGCTGCCATCCAGATTCAGCGTCTTGCGATCCGTCCCTTCCGGGAATTGCAACGGCAGAACGCCCATACCGATCAGGTTGGATCGATGGATGCGCTCGAAGCTTTCTGCGATCACCGCTTTTACACCGAGCAGGTTGGTGCCCTTTGCTGCCCAGTCGCGGCTGGA
The nucleotide sequence above comes from Alcanivorax sediminis. Encoded proteins:
- a CDS encoding TetR/AcrR family transcriptional regulator, whose amino-acid sequence is MRKRPQQQRSREMVRALIDATARVIQQQGLDNTTTARIAETAGVSVGSLYQYFGDKDSLIQALMESLADDIGVGLRKLPLMDNVDMHALIGNAIRFGFAVLHSRDGLYLELVRNWHRLPTDRVVDVLQQHFMDLARLYFLRHYRDYPIDNLEVRVFIVTNSVLFTMVRHISQHNGLIREDALATELTSMVANYMMLPPQSAEAQR
- a CDS encoding oxygenase MpaB family protein; translated protein: MNAPAQTHQGLPAVPGRVRPFEKTQQPTSLLLKALLGRELAPSKAEFDGVVGALWVGDPEMDALVDWMMEFGAREARALFEKAINEGLAAIKDCPEPLRHFVRKMEKRPEWVDFDLIDEGARFIHSTGMTAPYVLRDLALMGGYLLSGFNQSLVLTGALNKGASRRVAETGKWWIDCTEVGGLRRFGPGFHSTMHVRMVHSLVRRNLNSRKDWDASEWGMPLSQVDMVATYLGFCVVMLGGLRKLGVPVTPRESKAVMHLWKYSSWLMGVEERWLVDTESQGIVLLHHTLMTQSRPDETSRELGKALAEEPLERHFSHFEGLQRRLAYEKHLSVSRYFLDKEKMEQLGLPSSTLPWYPVATLVPRFVGHVAQRYNPLLRGRQERRGRRDQLAVLNQMFGEAEQGIIRPDSQHPGHV
- a CDS encoding SDR family oxidoreductase; the encoded protein is MTDKQQKTVLITGASSGIGYATARLFQKKGWNVVATMRNPGDASGLAALPGVLVLRLDVNDRNSIESAIREAISEFGSIDVLVNNAGYGLMGAFETLSEAQIIRQFDTNVFGLMETCRAVLPHFRERSSGVLVNVASMVGRVPLPLYSVYNSSKWAVEGFTEGLIYELGPLGIGVKIIEPGAVNTAFFGRSSDRENNTGVSSYAYYSKAQFGVMDKTGPGGATPEQAAEVIYRASTDASPRLRYSVGMDARMLLAARRLLPETLFRSMIRMSLSEKAFSSIGKLLYKS
- a CDS encoding GNAT family N-acetyltransferase — protein: MLDWIRRLLGRVKTDAEQEQSPSARMAEPTLSQEAVQASEPTDAFAAFLPFQIRPLQSGDLSKLIRIFRDAIQVSTAGHYDQQQRDAWSLAQNHESLISLLGDGETVVAEWDQELVGFAQRIQDSINMIYVHPDSARVGIATLLYQHLEDSARVEGLSRLTAHVSLTAHDFFQFMGFNSEGEEQADRGGVTLTRHLMRKSLVSN
- a CDS encoding alpha/beta hydrolase, coding for MTNRHPGASGHVGDFMFTAISGGRQPLIRSLVLTALASSLLVACGGDASSNGSATTTPSPTANEAAPQAGPVDPPEIPVVARRLPAYQTPGLALAEVDPDANTASCRAERALTGAANYQVLLTSASGETISFQVMEPASVDCVTGHPLMLHGHGFGGQRVTDPAGTQLQRLLDNGYTVISIDQRGFNESSGTVRVMDPNFEGRDLLQILDWAETHLDYLAHDRQPAGGFNLAAGATGGSYGGMYQLLIHNIDPQHRLDVLTPDITPHDLRYSLNPNGTIKSAWDLLLVAGGERGANQPLLGGLDPAIKETLLRGATFNVMHEGALPFFYYHSAAYFLDALPADQQPPMDFLTAPIAGGLEYEFAAVQPEAVDILFSQGIRDTLFNFNEAWENFQGYRALGGDVRLMGHESGHILPEIAGLLDQLGPLAEGVAPLQDLLNSLGADLPELQQAGGAAACGELSRNDAVLAFLNEKLEPPRAEVLDAAMLGQVDRLQNEVCLPLKDGEAVWRSLAQIDDENRVETTVPVTPVPIPNSLLGLSSLLAPVFIPLDDLPENLPGVAGIGALDVTLGLPLLGVPEYCNAGVDLPEELPATGCDAIVHVGWGARVGTEAPRLIDDQLTPLRGLGGHRVNMVGVADALQEDEELGLLVYGYHLQYLSSLSRDVLVPAVTLSGTVQVPVL